The Alkalihalophilus pseudofirmus nucleotide sequence CAAGCATCCCTTCGGACTCTATCATCCCTATATTCCAAACATTTTTTTGCATATCTATAAAGTTCTTAAGTTGGTCTTCTTTCACTTGTGTCAATGTCACACGTATATATTGACAATCTTTTAAAATATTAAGAATATTATCTTCTGAGCCTGGCACCTTTAGTTTCTCATCATATAATGTCACATCTATTGATTCATAAGTGTTTTCCTGGCCGGAATTGACAAAGATTTGATCATGTTGCCCTTTCATAAACTGTTGATAATCGACTTGATTCTCCCAAAAAGAATAGATCCATGCAGTTAATGGTTGTTTGATACTCCATCCACCAATTTGGCCTAAAAAACCTTTTACCTTACTAAGATGTCCCCATTGCTTTTGATATTCTTGAAATGCTTCTCTTTGATCATCTTTAACAATACATGAAATTCTCTTTATAATCATTGACCATAACCTCCAAAAACTTATACTGAATTTATTGTATAACCCGATAACTCGAAAAACCTTATTACCACATAAGTAAAAAGGAAAGCAAGGGGAATTATATTGCCCTTATCACAAGTTAAATTTTCGCACCCTTTACTTTTATTACAACAAGAAGAAACGATCACCCTTTATTGATCAAGTGCACCCGTTAGCTTAAGTGTAATTATTCACAAACTTTGGAAATATTATGATGTTTACAAACTTTTAATAAATTGATGGATGTGTTGGTTGACTTGTTCGGGATTATCCAGATTTGTTGCATGATGTGCATTATCAATAACAAAAAGTTGCGACCCTTTTATTCTATTATTCATATAGCCTTGTTGGCTTTTGGTCATGGTATCATTATCCCCATGTAAAATTAGAGTTGGACAAGTTACTTTATCTAAGTCATCACTACTATCCATCCTTGTTACAGTATTCCATATACGAACCCAGTTATTGTATGACATTGAACTAACTGCATCCTCAATATATTGTTTGTTATTACTATTAAACTTAGATAAACTACGAGCTTGGAGCTTTGCAGAAATAGTTATTGGTATTAAACGATTTGACCAACGATTGATAGGAACAAACATTTTTTCATACCAATTGAAATTCATTGTAAAAGGAGTACCAATCAAGATAAGCGATTTCACAAACTCCGGAAAGCGAATTGCGGTCTGTAAAGAAATATGCCCACCCATAGATAAACCACAAAGGTTAGCTTTCTTAATCTTTAAGTGATTGAGTAAACCGATTAAATCTTTACTAAAATCTTCAGAATCAACTTTTCCAGGAGGCAGCGATGAATATCCGTGTCCACGAACGTCCCATATAATTGTTTTATAAGATTTAGAAAAGATATCAACTTGTTGTTTCCATTGTTTATGATTCCATGACGCTCCGTGAGTAAATACTATAGGTTCTCCTTCACCTACAACTTCATAGTAAATCTCAGTATTGTTAATAATACACTTTGGCATTTTCCCCCTCCTTTTCATTCCTCATGTTCAATGAGCGTAGAGACAATTTTCCTTCGCTAAAGCTACTCGTTCCTTGAATAAGTTATTTAAAAGCATAGGATCTAGTTCTTATAATAATAGCTCCTAATCCATTTGCTATAATTTAATTAAAGGTTGTTTTGTTACATTTCTAAAAACCTGGAATAAACTACTTATTCCAATAATCACACCTAATACTATGTACATCATTGCTCTTTCCATTTCTTCGTATACTAAGACAGAAGAAACAATAACCCCTATTGCAAAT carries:
- a CDS encoding YdbC family protein, whose product is MIIKRISCIVKDDQREAFQEYQKQWGHLSKVKGFLGQIGGWSIKQPLTAWIYSFWENQVDYQQFMKGQHDQIFVNSGQENTYESIDVTLYDEKLKVPGSEDNILNILKDCQYIRVTLTQVKEDQLKNFIDMQKNVWNIGMIESEGMLGGTIAFLQRESNGFLVFTGWESACLHENYTQEIFPELFKTAKPQNYIFELTGEQFKVEEEWRVLSKECHLN
- a CDS encoding alpha/beta fold hydrolase, coding for MPKCIINNTEIYYEVVGEGEPIVFTHGASWNHKQWKQQVDIFSKSYKTIIWDVRGHGYSSLPPGKVDSEDFSKDLIGLLNHLKIKKANLCGLSMGGHISLQTAIRFPEFVKSLILIGTPFTMNFNWYEKMFVPINRWSNRLIPITISAKLQARSLSKFNSNNKQYIEDAVSSMSYNNWVRIWNTVTRMDSSDDLDKVTCPTLILHGDNDTMTKSQQGYMNNRIKGSQLFVIDNAHHATNLDNPEQVNQHIHQFIKSL